A genomic stretch from Oleomonas cavernae includes:
- the rfbD gene encoding dTDP-4-dehydrorhamnose reductase → MMEILVTGGAGQVGLALQRLAWPAGVTLQAPTRAELDLSDTAAIADYLAARPWAAVINAAAYTAVDKAEDDVVAAFALNAMAPAALADATRKAGVPLVHVSTDYVFDGSKAGPYEVEDPVCPIGVYGASKEAGEQAVRTVNPRHAIVRTAWVVSPDRANFVKTMLRLGADRPELRVVADQRGCPTSAADLAQALAAIALRMAREPDAPTGTFHGVNAGEATWCELANHVFDVAARHGRPRPKVTPIETRDYPTPARRPANSRLATHHLAQAYGITLRPWQDAVAEIVGKLVA, encoded by the coding sequence CGGCCAGGTCGGCCTCGCCCTGCAGCGCCTGGCCTGGCCGGCCGGCGTCACCCTCCAGGCGCCGACGCGGGCCGAACTCGACCTCAGCGATACCGCCGCCATCGCCGATTACCTCGCCGCCCGGCCCTGGGCCGCGGTGATCAATGCCGCCGCCTATACCGCCGTCGACAAGGCGGAAGACGACGTGGTCGCCGCCTTCGCCCTGAACGCCATGGCCCCCGCCGCCCTGGCCGATGCCACCCGCAAAGCCGGCGTGCCGCTGGTTCATGTCTCGACCGACTATGTCTTCGACGGCAGCAAGGCCGGTCCTTACGAGGTCGAAGACCCGGTCTGCCCGATCGGCGTCTACGGCGCCAGCAAGGAAGCGGGCGAACAGGCCGTGCGCACGGTGAACCCGCGCCACGCCATCGTCCGCACCGCCTGGGTGGTCAGCCCCGACCGGGCCAATTTCGTGAAGACCATGCTGCGGCTGGGGGCAGACCGGCCGGAATTGCGCGTGGTCGCCGACCAGCGCGGTTGCCCGACCAGTGCCGCCGACCTGGCCCAGGCCCTGGCCGCCATCGCCCTGCGCATGGCCCGGGAGCCGGACGCCCCGACCGGCACCTTCCACGGCGTCAACGCCGGCGAGGCGACCTGGTGCGAGCTGGCCAACCATGTCTTCGACGTCGCCGCGCGCCACGGCCGGCCGCGCCCCAAGGTGACACCGATCGAGACCCGGGACTATCCCACCCCGGCCCGCCGCCCGGCCAATTCCCGCCTGGCGACCCACCACCTGGCGCAGGCCTATGGCATCACCCTGCGGCCCTGGCAGGATGCCGTTGCGGAAATCGTGGGAAAGCTGGTTGCCTGA